TTATGTAAAATAAGAGTGTAGAAAGAGGAGTGAACAGTATAATGCAACCTTTTAAAAAAATACATGTAATCGTAATGGACTCAGTAGGCATTGGTGAAGCACCAGATGCAGACAAATTTGGTGACGTTGGCTCACATACATTAGGACATATCGCAGAAAAAATGAACGGCTTAAACATGCCAACAATGGAGAAAATGGGCTTATCGAACATTCGTGAGCTACAAGGAATCGCAAAAAGCGAATCACCAGCTGCCTATTACGGTATGATGCAAGAAGCTTCTGTTGGGAAAGATACAATGACAGGGCATTGGGAAATCATGGGCTTAAACATCGACAAGCCATTTAAAGTATACCCTGAAGGCTTCCCACAAGATCTAATTACAAAACTAGAAGCAGCTACAGGACGCAAAGTACTTTGTAATTTACCATACAGCGGTACAGCGGTGATCGATGATTATGCGAAAGAACATATGGAAACTGGTGCAATTATTGTTTATACATCGGCGGATCCAGTCTTACAAATTGCGGCTCACGAGGAAATTATTCCAGTAGATGAATTATATAAAATATGTGAAATCGCACGTGAATTAACATTAGATCCTAAATTTTTAGTGGGTCGCGTTATTGCACGTCCATTCGTAGGTGTGCCAGGGAACTTTACACGTACGTCGAATCGTCATGATTATGCGTTAACGCCATTT
This portion of the Solibacillus daqui genome encodes:
- the deoB gene encoding phosphopentomutase, with the translated sequence MQPFKKIHVIVMDSVGIGEAPDADKFGDVGSHTLGHIAEKMNGLNMPTMEKMGLSNIRELQGIAKSESPAAYYGMMQEASVGKDTMTGHWEIMGLNIDKPFKVYPEGFPQDLITKLEAATGRKVLCNLPYSGTAVIDDYAKEHMETGAIIVYTSADPVLQIAAHEEIIPVDELYKICEIARELTLDPKFLVGRVIARPFVGVPGNFTRTSNRHDYALTPFGRTTMAEMKDEGLDVIAIGKISDIFNGDGVTEAIRTKNNTDGMDKMADVVRRDFNGLSFLNLVDFDANFGHRRDPIGYGEALEEFDRRLPEVLEALSEDDLLIITADHGNDPTFPGTDHTREYVPLIVYSPRFKQGTELPLRETFADIAATVAANFNIAAPEFGKSFLNELK